In Kineococcus endophyticus, a single window of DNA contains:
- the rsmI gene encoding 16S rRNA (cytidine(1402)-2'-O)-methyltransferase, producing MARVDAQRTPGRLVLAGTPIGNAGDATTRLVDLLTTADVVAAEDTRRLRRLASTLGIAPQGKVLSYHEHNEVERTPELVDLVRSGATVALVTDAGMPSVSDPGYRLVRACVDAELPVTVVPGPSAVLTALAVSGLPSDRFAFEGFAPRKPGERSRTFAALAADERTLVFFESPHRTATTLAAMADAFGPDRSAAVCRELTKTYEEVVRGPLGELAAWAAAEEVRGEVCLVVAGSSGAPSRQPGELVEEVLALVSSGYRLKDAVRVTADRGGVPSRTLYDEVVARRRG from the coding sequence ATGGCGCGGGTGGATGCGCAGCGGACCCCGGGTCGTCTCGTGCTCGCGGGGACGCCCATCGGCAACGCCGGCGACGCGACGACGCGCCTGGTGGACCTGCTGACCACCGCCGACGTCGTCGCGGCCGAGGACACCCGCCGCCTGCGCCGGCTCGCATCGACGCTCGGGATCGCCCCGCAGGGCAAGGTCCTGAGCTACCACGAGCACAACGAGGTCGAGCGGACCCCGGAGCTGGTGGACCTCGTGCGCTCGGGGGCGACCGTCGCCCTGGTGACCGACGCCGGCATGCCGTCGGTCTCCGACCCCGGCTACCGGCTCGTCCGAGCGTGCGTGGACGCCGAGCTCCCGGTCACGGTCGTCCCCGGGCCGTCGGCGGTGCTGACGGCGCTCGCGGTCTCGGGGCTGCCGAGCGACCGCTTCGCCTTCGAGGGCTTCGCGCCGCGCAAGCCGGGGGAGCGCAGCCGCACCTTCGCGGCGCTGGCCGCCGACGAGCGCACGCTCGTCTTCTTCGAGTCCCCGCACCGGACGGCCACCACGCTCGCCGCGATGGCGGACGCCTTCGGGCCCGACCGCAGTGCCGCCGTCTGCCGGGAGCTGACGAAGACGTACGAGGAGGTCGTGCGGGGGCCCCTGGGGGAGCTGGCCGCGTGGGCCGCCGCGGAGGAGGTCCGGGGCGAGGTCTGCCTGGTGGTCGCCGGGTCCTCCGGTGCTCCGAGCCGGCAGCCGGGTGAACTCGTCGAGGAGGTCCTCGCGCTCGTCTCGTCCGGCTACCGGCTCAAGGACGCCGTCAGGGTGACGGCCGACCGCGGTGGGGTCCCCTCCCGCACGCTGTACGACGAGGTCGTGGCGCGTCGGAGGGGCTGA
- a CDS encoding acyltransferase family protein, with the protein MADLVRRPGGTAQATSTSGLGVTVGGVPEAAAGRKFRPDIEGLRAVAVLLVVLYHAGVPGLTGGFVGVDVFFVISGFLITTHLVSELERTGRLSLAAFYGRRVRRLLPLSLLVLLVTVVVSWLLLPPVETRATFADARWTALFAMNVRLALQGVDYQANAEPSVLQHYWSLGVEEQFYALWPVVLLLVWWLGARVTRSVARGTARPRLVAAVATGVLSLLSFLCSAWLLDVAQPYAYFLLPARAWELGAGAVVAFAGPALVRRVRAVRDLPVVGLVLSGAAAVGLACVVASAVLYDDGTRFPGPTALLPVLGTALVILAGSPGATPVERHLLGRPAAQRIGRVSYGWYLWHWPALLLVPAVLDLEPSLVVGLVVAAATLALAQATLVLVEDPSRRSPRLRGRVRPLAAAAVASVLLLAVTGLASATSTTTRGDGPAAAAPVLAGDGSVATLNAGLVARAVPANLAPGLDGASEDKPSASPVDGVSCHVGFEETAPRPTPGAACAFGDVTASRTLVLVGDSHAYQWLPALDEVGRSQGYRVLSFTKSGCPVYDLDVVQSSLGRDYHECYAWRDAVVAEVGVLRPDLVVTSGIVSSDATGDEDAAVAAWDRGVRSTVEDLRSSGSAVLVLGDTPYPGDDVPRCVARHLDDASACAVEEARALNHPRRREAVERAAADLGAAYADSTSWLCSEGSCPVVLGDTLVYRDHSHLSATAARRLADAFVPYLPRT; encoded by the coding sequence GTGGCTGACCTGGTGCGCCGACCTGGCGGGACCGCCCAGGCGACGTCGACGTCGGGACTGGGCGTGACCGTGGGCGGCGTCCCCGAGGCCGCCGCGGGGCGGAAGTTCCGGCCCGACATCGAGGGCCTGCGTGCCGTCGCCGTGCTCCTGGTCGTCTTGTACCACGCAGGCGTCCCCGGGCTGACCGGCGGTTTCGTCGGCGTCGACGTCTTCTTCGTCATCTCGGGCTTCCTCATCACGACCCACCTGGTGTCGGAGCTGGAACGGACCGGGCGGCTGTCCCTGGCCGCCTTCTACGGCCGTCGTGTCCGGCGCCTCCTGCCGCTCTCACTGCTCGTGCTGCTGGTCACCGTCGTGGTGAGCTGGCTGCTGCTGCCGCCCGTGGAGACGCGCGCGACCTTCGCCGACGCCCGGTGGACGGCCCTCTTCGCCATGAACGTCCGGCTCGCCCTCCAGGGGGTGGACTACCAGGCCAACGCGGAACCGTCCGTGCTGCAGCACTACTGGTCGCTCGGCGTGGAGGAGCAGTTCTACGCCCTGTGGCCGGTGGTCCTGCTGCTGGTGTGGTGGCTCGGGGCACGCGTGACACGCTCGGTGGCGCGCGGGACCGCGCGGCCCCGACTCGTGGCGGCCGTCGCCACCGGCGTCCTGAGCCTGCTCTCCTTCCTCTGCAGCGCCTGGCTCCTCGACGTCGCCCAGCCCTACGCGTACTTCCTGCTGCCCGCTCGCGCCTGGGAACTGGGGGCGGGCGCCGTCGTCGCCTTCGCCGGCCCGGCGCTCGTCCGTCGCGTCCGCGCCGTCCGGGACCTGCCGGTGGTGGGCCTCGTCCTCTCCGGGGCCGCGGCCGTCGGCCTCGCCTGCGTCGTGGCCTCCGCGGTCCTCTACGACGACGGCACCCGCTTCCCCGGTCCCACGGCGCTGCTGCCCGTGCTCGGGACGGCGCTGGTGATCCTCGCCGGGAGTCCCGGGGCCACCCCGGTCGAGCGGCACCTCCTCGGACGCCCTGCAGCGCAGCGCATCGGCCGGGTCTCCTACGGCTGGTACCTCTGGCACTGGCCGGCGCTGCTGCTGGTCCCCGCGGTCCTGGACCTCGAGCCCTCCCTCGTCGTCGGGCTGGTCGTCGCGGCCGCCACGCTCGCCCTGGCGCAGGCGACCCTCGTGCTGGTGGAGGACCCGTCCCGGCGCAGCCCCCGGTTGCGCGGGCGGGTGCGCCCCCTGGCTGCGGCCGCCGTCGCCTCGGTCCTCCTGCTGGCCGTCACGGGTCTGGCCTCGGCCACGTCCACCACCACCCGTGGTGACGGACCGGCCGCGGCGGCCCCTGTCCTGGCGGGTGACGGGAGCGTCGCCACCCTGAACGCCGGGCTCGTCGCACGCGCCGTCCCGGCCAACCTCGCCCCCGGTCTCGACGGTGCGTCGGAGGACAAGCCGTCTGCCAGTCCCGTCGACGGCGTCAGCTGCCACGTCGGGTTCGAGGAGACCGCACCGCGGCCGACGCCGGGGGCGGCCTGCGCCTTCGGCGACGTCACCGCCTCGCGCACCCTCGTCCTCGTCGGCGACTCCCACGCCTACCAGTGGCTGCCGGCCCTCGACGAGGTCGGCCGTTCGCAGGGGTACCGGGTCCTGAGCTTCACCAAGTCGGGGTGCCCCGTCTACGACCTCGACGTCGTGCAGTCCAGCCTCGGCCGCGACTACCACGAGTGCTACGCCTGGCGGGACGCCGTCGTGGCCGAGGTGGGCGTCCTCCGTCCCGACCTCGTCGTCACGTCCGGCATCGTCTCCTCGGACGCGACCGGCGACGAGGACGCGGCGGTGGCGGCCTGGGACCGCGGTGTCCGCAGCACGGTGGAGGACCTGCGCTCGAGCGGCAGCGCCGTCCTCGTCCTGGGCGACACCCCCTACCCCGGTGACGACGTGCCGCGCTGCGTCGCACGGCACCTCGACGACGCCTCGGCCTGCGCCGTCGAGGAGGCCCGTGCGCTCAACCACCCGCGTCGCCGGGAGGCGGTGGAACGCGCCGCAGCCGACCTCGGGGCGGCCTACGCCGACTCCACGAGCTGGCTGTGCAGCGAGGGGAGCTGCCCCGTCGTCCTGGGGGACACACTCGTCTACCGCGACCACAGCCACCTCAGCGCGACCGCGGCGCGGCGCCTCGCCGACGCCTTCGTGCCCTACCTGCCGCGGACCTGA
- a CDS encoding NPCBM/NEW2 domain-containing protein: protein MLRRLPVALTLATSAVVALSASAATSAIAAPAASVTSTTESAVLARTMPAGGVFSQGTAWRLDVSKAPKNANSAAMVKNVAAQTAAQYGGVAAFNAYQYSTSVYTVSSSTPKVDVKWNNCQGKSWTPAGLLGPGGQFTQVPIPVDAVPAKGSDSQLTIYSPSTDQLWEFWVTKKVDGVWSACWGGRIDGVSYSQGYFQDGFGASASGLAVAGGTVGIKDVQSGAIDHALALHIPTPGTWKEFSYPAQRSDGYDTSAARVPEGTRLRLDPSIDVDSLALHPVAKMIAKAAQKYGFIVTDKAGCTAVVAESPAAAIAATGVDPWKALLGSTPSYSVMKNFPWDKLQALPKDYGKPSAPTGAGDGATPTPTTTVGPISKYASDTAYRVLRNGWGPVEKDRSNGEQAAGDGKALKVGGTTYAKGFGVHASSEIVVPVNGAKTFSSKVGLDAEVGTRGSVQFQVWNGGKKLADSGLVRGGEAARTIVADVSGVSEIRLVVTDGGNGVSGDHADWANAGFSS, encoded by the coding sequence ATGCTCCGCCGTCTGCCCGTCGCGCTCACGCTCGCCACGTCCGCCGTCGTCGCCCTCTCCGCGAGCGCCGCCACCAGTGCCATCGCCGCCCCCGCCGCATCCGTTACAAGCACCACGGAGAGCGCGGTCCTGGCCCGCACGATGCCGGCCGGCGGGGTGTTCTCGCAGGGCACCGCGTGGCGTCTGGACGTCAGCAAGGCCCCCAAGAACGCCAACTCCGCCGCCATGGTCAAGAACGTGGCGGCGCAGACCGCGGCGCAGTACGGCGGCGTCGCGGCCTTCAACGCCTACCAGTACTCCACGAGCGTGTACACGGTCTCGTCGAGCACCCCCAAGGTGGACGTCAAGTGGAACAACTGCCAGGGCAAGTCGTGGACCCCGGCTGGACTGCTGGGTCCCGGTGGGCAGTTCACGCAGGTGCCGATCCCGGTCGACGCCGTGCCCGCCAAGGGCAGCGACAGCCAGCTGACCATCTACTCCCCCAGCACCGACCAGCTGTGGGAGTTCTGGGTGACCAAGAAGGTCGACGGTGTCTGGAGCGCCTGCTGGGGCGGGCGCATCGACGGGGTCTCCTACAGCCAGGGGTACTTCCAGGACGGATTCGGGGCCAGCGCGAGCGGGCTCGCCGTGGCGGGCGGGACCGTCGGCATCAAGGACGTGCAGTCCGGCGCGATCGACCACGCCCTCGCGCTGCACATCCCCACCCCCGGGACGTGGAAGGAGTTCAGCTACCCCGCGCAGCGCAGTGACGGCTACGACACGTCGGCGGCGCGCGTCCCGGAGGGAACGCGTCTGCGTCTCGACCCGAGCATCGACGTCGACTCCCTCGCCCTGCACCCCGTCGCGAAGATGATCGCCAAGGCGGCGCAGAAGTACGGCTTCATCGTGACCGACAAGGCCGGCTGCACCGCTGTCGTCGCCGAGAGCCCTGCCGCGGCGATCGCGGCGACCGGCGTGGACCCGTGGAAGGCCCTGCTGGGCAGCACCCCCAGCTACTCGGTGATGAAGAACTTCCCCTGGGACAAGCTCCAGGCGCTGCCGAAGGACTACGGCAAGCCGTCTGCGCCCACCGGTGCCGGTGACGGCGCCACGCCCACCCCGACGACCACCGTCGGCCCGATCAGCAAGTACGCCTCGGACACCGCCTACCGCGTGCTGCGCAACGGGTGGGGGCCGGTCGAGAAGGACCGCAGCAACGGCGAGCAGGCCGCCGGGGACGGCAAGGCGCTGAAGGTCGGCGGGACCACCTACGCCAAGGGTTTCGGGGTCCACGCCTCCTCCGAGATCGTCGTGCCGGTCAACGGCGCCAAGACCTTCTCCTCGAAGGTCGGGCTCGACGCCGAGGTCGGGACGCGCGGCAGCGTGCAGTTCCAGGTGTGGAACGGCGGCAAGAAGCTCGCGGACAGCGGACTCGTCCGCGGCGGAGAGGCCGCTCGCACGATCGTGGCCGACGTGAGCGGGGTGTCCGAGATCCGCCTCGTGGTCACCGACGGCGGCAACGGCGTCTCGGGCGACCACGCCGACTGGGCGAACGCGGGCTTCTCGTCCTGA
- a CDS encoding acyltransferase family protein has translation MTVAEKMRATGRLLVVPPGRDASVDTLRGLACLLVVLYHVRGGGPGDGLRLPPDNPWSYLVDSVVYVRMPLFSFLSGYVYAMRPLRDGWPQFVQGKARRLLVPMLVVGTVFALVRGSAGEATDGGVNGVGQTPWYLWHVLPVAHFWFLEAIFWVFVLLGLADRFGLLDRRLPMVAAVVAAVVADAVVPTPTNLLGLRDALFLLPFVLAGVAARRFSFRSAPLPVRGGVVALAVALGVWSQFGLQGWVDRLPERHALLSSALGVTACLSLLLVRRTVKPLAVIGGFSFSIYTCHVFGTSAARMVLERLGITSVTVNVLLGLCAGIAVGILVELLARRSAWGRALVLGARWPRLRSPGDGDTASSPA, from the coding sequence GTGACCGTTGCCGAGAAGATGCGCGCCACCGGGCGCCTGCTCGTCGTCCCGCCGGGGCGCGACGCGTCCGTCGACACCCTGCGCGGCCTCGCCTGCCTCCTCGTCGTCCTCTACCACGTCCGTGGTGGCGGGCCGGGGGACGGACTCCGCCTCCCGCCGGACAACCCATGGTCCTACCTGGTCGACTCGGTCGTGTACGTGCGCATGCCCCTGTTCAGCTTCCTGTCGGGCTACGTCTACGCCATGCGACCCCTGCGGGACGGCTGGCCGCAGTTCGTCCAGGGCAAGGCCCGCCGTCTCCTCGTGCCCATGCTGGTCGTCGGAACCGTCTTCGCCCTCGTGCGCGGTTCGGCCGGGGAGGCGACCGACGGCGGGGTGAACGGCGTCGGCCAAACTCCCTGGTACCTCTGGCACGTCCTGCCCGTGGCCCACTTCTGGTTCCTCGAGGCGATCTTCTGGGTCTTCGTCCTGCTCGGCCTCGCGGACCGCTTCGGCCTCCTCGACAGGCGTCTGCCGATGGTGGCCGCGGTGGTCGCGGCGGTGGTCGCCGATGCCGTGGTGCCCACGCCGACGAACCTCCTCGGACTGCGCGACGCCCTGTTCCTCCTGCCCTTCGTGCTGGCCGGCGTCGCGGCGCGGCGTTTCTCCTTCCGCAGTGCGCCGCTGCCCGTGCGCGGCGGTGTCGTCGCGCTCGCCGTCGCACTCGGCGTCTGGTCGCAGTTCGGGCTGCAGGGCTGGGTCGACCGCCTGCCTGAACGGCACGCGCTCCTGAGTTCCGCCCTCGGGGTGACCGCCTGCCTGTCGCTGCTCCTCGTGCGGCGGACCGTCAAACCCCTCGCGGTCATCGGTGGGTTCTCGTTCTCCATCTACACCTGCCACGTCTTCGGGACGTCCGCCGCGCGGATGGTCCTCGAGCGCCTCGGCATCACGAGCGTCACGGTGAACGTGCTGCTCGGCCTGTGCGCGGGCATCGCCGTGGGGATCCTCGTGGAACTGCTCGCGCGCCGGTCGGCCTGGGGGCGAGCCCTCGTGCTCGGCGCGCGCTGGCCGCGGCTGCGGTCACCCGGGGACGGGGACACCGCCTCCTCGCCCGCCTGA